In Stomoxys calcitrans chromosome 2, idStoCalc2.1, whole genome shotgun sequence, the following proteins share a genomic window:
- the LOC106083493 gene encoding neurofibromin isoform X3, which produces MGTQKPGEWANSLLARFEDQLPNKTNGPHGTQARMSQDQLVGCLIHISRYRFSLVISGLTKMLQRVNEAAMQNRHETDRCYFESLIIILTTLERCLTNQTKDTARFEEAMNVKLLLREITQFIDVQSDSNPNAAQLKILASKVLFALSQNHFSAVFNRISARIQELTSCSDENPDYSDIELIQHIDMDMIKLTKLLQEAITKFRSKKAPPLILLNSIEKAIWNWIEYHPQEFQDLQRGMNRDISTCWEPLLDFVEAYKGENKKSKTTVWPLQMLLLILNPVCLEATVNELQQGEKEKEKLASKTQSRDKDFSAKQFIESVKRGLGPHSPSKLVTESAAIACVKLCKAATYVNINDSNNVIFKLVQYIINDIKALLFNPVKPFSRGQGYNFADIELMIDCWVSCFRINPHNIEALKVCLNLNSPQAYHFVIVCSLLRLAHIYVDFRLQSKNPFRVVNQPRLPWWPQTDVVHYRSAEMRALFTDTLNKATQGYIAHTPLRMITSLTLKTKDTQKGLARSEEGPAHKMLLLLLVRLIHADPTLLLNTQGKVALEVQSSTLELINGLVSLVHQPSMPDVAQEAMEALLALHAPEKIEVWNPEAPINTFWDVSSQVLFSISQKLIQHQIANYTDVLKWLREILICRNTFLQRHKDYAHVGSQIAICKQAHIKLEVVFFMYLWSVDLDAVLTSLSCFGLLCEEAEICCGSDELTVAMLVPNYMIYQELAQLSSAATDSRICFYDNSHGNVLNRLHLQKRIMQLLRKIEHCVHGVQPAWEETFRNWEIMSKMLQTYPKCKTEDGQAELFHRGVGKRRASHQSSEHDIEEQITEWANMTWFLLALGGVCLIKRRQQVVAAQASLQALANQAPFHQYSQSLGSFQQPLPSLAQNSLHSLSSSSSSGRGSLNPNSISLAAVPQGPQQEVQYCPVTQFIGQLLRLLVCSNEKIGLNIQKNVKELVGEEMSTYLYPILFDQIRAIVETFFDQHGQVSVTDINTQFIEHIIYIMKSILDPKPNKDPNNEQPSTSENLGVTSIEGMMLGIVRYVRHLDMTVYAIRIKTKLCQLVEVMMKRRDDLAFRQEMKFRNKLVEYLSDWVMGTSHQIAPPSSTDPSMITNTSLIFRDLDQACMEAVAALLRGLPLQPEESDRGDLMDAKSALFLKYFTLFMNLLNDCIDSSEAEKELNNPPLLPPRPRLAAGKLTALRNATIQAMSNLLGANIDSGLMHSIDLGYNPDLQTRAAFMEVLTQILQQGTEFDTLAETVLADRFEQLVQLVTMISDKGELPIAMALANVTNGSQMDELARVLVTLFDAKHLLSPLLWNMFYREVEVSDCMQTLFRGNSLGSKIMAFCFKIYGSAYLQLLLEPLIRPLLDNPNTCFEVDPARLDPGDDLDVNRRNLIALTKKVFDAITNSADRFPPQLRSMCHCLYQVLSKRFPNLLQNNIGAVGTVIFLRFINPAIVSPQELGIVGKQVPSSVKRGLMLMSKILQNIANHVEFSKEQHMLCFNDFLRDHFESGRRFFIQIASDCETVDQTSHSMSFISDANVLALHRLLWTHQEKIGDYLSSSRDHKAVGRRPFDKMATLLAYLGPPEHKPVDSHMMFSSYPRWSSIDMSSTNFEEIMVKHQMHEKEEFKALKAMNIFYQAGSSKSGYPVFYYIARRYKIGETNGDLLIYHVILTLKPFCHSTFEVVIDFTHVNSDNRFRTEFLQKWFYVLPAVAYENVHAVYIYNCNSWVREYTKFHDRILAPLKGNRKLMFLDSPNKLNDYIEADQQKLPGATLSLDEDLKVFTNALKLSHKDTKVAIKVGPTALQITSAEKTKVLAHSVLLNDVYYASEIEEVCLVDDNQFTLSIANESGQLSFIHNDCDNIVQAIIHIRNRWELSQPDSVTVHQKIRPKDVPGTLLNMALLNLGSADPNLRTAAYNLLCALTATFDLKIEGQLLETQGLCIPSNNTIFIKSVSEKLATNEPHLTLEFLEECIQGFQRSTIELKHLCLEYMTPWLKNLVKFCKSNDDAKKLKVSQILDKLICLTIEQKEMYPSVQAKIWGSVGQIPELIDMVLDNFLHKSIIYGLGSPQVEIMADTAVALASANVQLVSKKVITRMCRVMDKTCTNPTPYLEQHVMWDDIAILGRYLLMLSFNNCLDVANHLPYLFHTITFLVCSGSLSMRASTHGLVINIIHSLCTCTKPIFSEEAQRVLRLSLDEFSLPKFYLLFGISKVKSAAVTAFRSSCRHPPDKWLGNERVSQPLPPDRERLSLPSLEVITDALLEIMESCMRDVPDCQWLQTWNSLARSFAFCYNPALQPRALIVFGCISKSVTDQEVKQLLRILVKAVESFNDITLIEAIVMCLTRIQPLLRPESPIHRNLFWVAISVLQLDEGNLYGAGLALLEQNLHTLKSQGCFDNANIAEVMMCTREKLEWHFKQLDHAVGLSFRSNFHFALAGHLIKGFRHPTPTTVSRTSRILTMLLGIIAKPLRRDKFEVTPDSVAYLTALVAVSEEVRSRCHVKHALPRWPAEFPAENGGGGGEAAATNGGTQNQFGMALSRRQKSWDILDQSALNYARHHKVPAPPNARVLFKTQRSFSVPTTKDPNNASGIEDRQERGSRTSVSNESNVLLDPEVLPDLSIQALVLTVLATLVKYTSDENETRVLYQYLAEGSVVFPKVFPVIHSLLDQKINNILSVSHDQVVLNSVQNIIQNMLASEDPSQQQLHFLQSCGFGGLWRFAGPFTKYNVMGESSELFVNCLEAMVETCLPGDEQQTPIVPLVRPYNLSSSLSSLTLGSPTDKAA; this is translated from the exons ATGGGCACTCAAAAACCAGGCGAATGGGCCAATTCACTTTTGGCTCGTTTCGAAGATCAG CTGCCCAACAAAACAAATGGACCCCATGGCACCCAGGCTCGCATGAGCCAGGATCAACTGGTGGGCTGTCTAATACATATATCACGTTATCGTTTCTCCCTGGTCATATCGGGTTTGACTAAAATGCTGCAACGTGTTAATGAAGCA gcCATGCAAAACCGTCATGAGACCGATCGTTGTTACTTTGAATCTCTTATTATTATACTAACTACCCTCGAAAGATGCCTAACCAATCAAACAAAAGATACCGCCCGCTTCGAAGAAGCCATGAATGTTAAACTATTGCTGCGAGAAATCACCCAATTTATAGATGTACAAAGTGACAGTAATCCCAATGCGGcccaattgaaaattttggcctcCAAAGTGTTGTTTGCCTTATCGCAAAATCATTTCTCTGCGGTATTCAATCGTATATCGGCTCGCATTCAGGAGTTGACCTCTTGCTCTGACGAAAATCCTGATTATTCTGATATTGAATTGATACAGCACATTGATATGGATATGATTAAATTGACCAAATTGTTGCAGGAGGCCATAACCAAGTTTCGTTCAAAAAAGGCACCACCTTTGATCCTTTTAAATTCTATAGAGAAAGCCATATGGAATTGGATAGAATATCATCCACAGGAATTTCAGGATTTACAAAGAGGCATGAATCGTGATATCTCGAC tTGCTGGGAGCCGTTATTGGATTTTGTTGAGGCCTATAAAGGAGAGAATAAAAAGAGCAAAACAACTGTATGGCCTTTGCAAATGTTGCTTTTAATATTAAATCCT GTATGCTTGGAAGCAACCGTCAATGAGCTGCAACAAGGtgaaaaggaaaaagaaaagcTTGCCTCCAAGACACAATCACGTGACAAGGATTTTTCGGCCAAGCAGTTCATTGAAAGTGTTAAGCGAGGCCTAGGTCCTCATTCCCCCTCGAAATTAGTTACCGAATCTGCAGCCATAGCCTGTGTAAAGTTATGCAAAGCAGCCACCTATGTCAATATCAACGATTCCAACAATGTCATCTTCAAGCTGGTGCAATACATAATCAATGATATCAAAGCTTTGCTATTTAATCCGGTGAAGCCTTTTTCGCGTGGCCAGGGCTACAATTTTGCTGACATTGAATTGATGATTGATTGTTGGGTGTCATGTTTTCGCATTAATCCACATAATATAGAGGCTTTGAAAGTATGTTTGAATCTCAATTCGCCACAGGCTTATCATTTTGTTATAGTGTGTTCTCTATTGAG ATTGGCTCACATCTATGTGGATTTTCGTTTGCAAAGTAAAAATCCTTTTCGTGTTGTCAACCAGCCCCGTCTTCCCTGGTGGCCCCAAACGGATGTGGTGCATTATCGTTCTGCCGAGATGAGAGCCTTATTCACCGATACTTTAAATAAAGCCACACAAGGTTATATAGCCCATACCCCATTGAGAATGATTACCTCGCTAACCCTGAAAACAAAGGATACGCAAAAGGGCCTGGCCAGGTCGGAAGAAGGGCCGGCACACAaaatgttattgttattgttagtACGTTTAATACATGCTGATCCCACCTTGTTATTGAAT ACCCAAGGCAAAGTAGCACTTGAAGTACAAAGTTCCACTCTGGAGCTCATTAATGGTCTGGTTAGTTTGGTCCACCAACCCTCCATGCCAGATGTGGCCCAAGAGGCCATGGAAGCTCTTTTGGCTTTGCATGCTCCCGAAAAGATTGAAGTTTGGAATCCCGAAGCTCCCATTAATACATTTTGGGATGTGAGCTCTCAAGTTTTATTCTCCATATCACAAAAACTCATACAACATCAAATAGCCAATTATACGGATGTTTTAAAATGGCTGCGTGAGATACTTATATGCCGCAACACCTTTTTGCAGCGCCACAAAGATTATGCTCATGTTGGCAGCCAAATAGCCATATGTAAACAGGCTCATATCAAACTGGAAGTGGTATTTTTCATGTATCTATGGTCGGTGGATTTGGATGCTGTACTAACATCACTCTCCTGTTTTGGTTTGTTGTGCGAAGAGGCTGAAATATGCTGTGGTTCGGATGAGCTGACAGTGGCCATGTTGGTGCCCAACTATATGATCTATCAGGAATTGGCTCAACTATCATCAG CCGCCACCGATTCACGCATCTGTTTCTATGATAATAGCCATGGAAATGTTTTGAACCGGCTACACTTGCAGAAACGTATCATGCAGCTCTTAAGGAAGATTGAACACTGTGTGCATGGTGTGCAGCCGGCATGGGAAGAGACCTTTAG AAATTGGGAAATTATGAGCAAAATGTTACAAACCTATCCCAAGTGTAAAACTGAGGATGGCCAGGCCGAACTGTTTCATCGAGGTGTGGGAAAACGACGAGCCAGTCATCAAAGTTCTGAACATGATATAGAGGAACAAATAACCGAATGGGCCAATATGACATGGTTTCTATTGGCCTTGGGCGGTGTTTGTTTGATAAAGCGACGACAGCAAGTGGTGGCGGCACAGGCCTCACTGCAGGCCTTGGCCAATCAGGCGCCATTTCATCAATATTCACAAAGCTTGGGTTCATTTCAGCAGCCATTGCCTTCATTGGCTCAAAACTCTTTACATTCCCTATCGAGTTCTTCAAGTTCTGGCAGGGGTTCACTCAACCCCAACTCTATATcattggcagcagtgcctcaagGGCCACAGCAGGAAGTGCAATATTGTCCAGTGACACA ATTCATAGGCCAGTTATTGCGTTTATTAGTTTGCAGCAATGAAAAAATCGGCttgaatatacaaaaaaatgtcaaagaacTGGTGGGTGAAGAAATGTCCACCTATCTCTATCCCATTTTATTCGATCAGATACGCGCCATTGTGGAGACCTTCTTCGATCAACATGGTCAAGTTAGTGTCACTGACATTAACACTCAGTTCATTGAACACATTATCTATATAATGAAATCGATTTTGGATCCCAAACCCAATAAAGATCCCAATAATGAGCAGCCTTCAACTTCTGAGAATCTGGGTGTAACCAGCATTGAAGGCATGATGTTGGGTATAGTGCGTTATGTACGTCACCTGGATATGACCGTGTATGCCATacgtattaaaacaaaattgtgcCAATTGGTTGAAGTTATGATGAAACGTCGAGATGATTTGGCCTTTAGacaagaaatgaaatttcgcaataaattgGTGGAATATTTGTCAGATTGGGTAATGGGTACCTCACATCAGATAGCTCCACCCAGCTCCACAGATCCTTCGATGATAACCAA CACTTCTTTGATTTTCCGTGATCTGGATCAAGCTTGCATGGAAGCTGTGGCTGCTTTGCTGAGAGGACTACCCTTGCAACCTGAGGAATCTGATCGTGGCGACTTGATGGATGCCAAAAGTGCTTTGTTTCTCAA ATACTTTACCTTGTTTATGAATCTCCTAAACGATTGCATTGATAGCTCTGAAGCTGAAAAGGAACTCAACAATCCCCCTTTGTTGCCACCTCGCCCCCGTTTAGCTGCTGGCAAGCTAACGGCTTTACGCAATGCCACCATACAAGCCATGTCAAATCTTTTGGGTGCCAATATTGACTCAGGACTTATGCACTCCATTGATTTGGGCTACAATCCTGATTTGCAAACGAGGGCTGCCTTTATGGAAGTACTAACACAAATTCTGCAACAAGGCACTGAGTTTGATACTTTGGCTGAGACTGTATTGGCTGATCGTTTTGAACAGCTTGTGCAATTGGTTACCATGATCAGCGATAAAGGAGAATTGCCTATAGCCATGGCTTTGGCAAATGTAACAAATGGCTCACAAATGGATGAATTGGCTAGGGTGCTGGTCACTCTATTCGATGCCAAGCATTTACTATCACCTTTATTGTGGAATATGTTCTATAGAGAAGTGGAGGTTTCGGATTGCATGCAGACCCTATTCCGTGGCAATTCCCTGGGCAGTAAGATAATGGcattttgcttcaaaatttaTGGTTCTGCCTATTTGCAATTGTTGTTGGAGCCCTTAATACGACCATTATTGGATAATCCCAATACCTGTTTTGAAGTGGATCCTGCCAg gcTTGATCCAGGAGATGACTTGGACGTTAATCGTCGCAATCTAATAGCTTTGACAAAAAAAGTCTTTGATGCCATAACAAATTCAGCAGATCGTTTTCCTCCTCAACTGAGATCAATGTGTCATTGTCTTTATCAGGTTTTGAGTAAACGATTTccaaatttattgcaaaataatATAGGGGCAGTGGGTACGGTTATATTTTTGCGTTTCATAAATCCTGCCATAG TTTCTCCCCAAGAATTGGGCATAGTGGGCAAACAAGTGCCCAGCTCTGTGAAACGTGGCCTTATGTTAATGTCAAAAATTCTGCAAAACATAGCCAATCATGTGGAGTTTTCCAAAGAGCAGCACATGTTGTGTTTCAATGATTTTCTGCGTGATCACTTTGAGAGCGGTCGTAGATTTTTCATACAAATAGCCTCCGATTGTGAGACAGTGGATCAAACATCGCATAGCATGAGTTTTATATCGGATGCCAATGTTTTGGCTTTGCATCGTCTGCTGTGGACACATCAAGAGAAAATTGGGGATTATTTATCCAGCAGTCGGGATCATAAGGCAGTGGGAAGAAGGCCATTTGATAAGATGGCAACATTATTGGCATATTTAGGGCCGCCAGAACACAAGCCAGTGGATTCACA CATGATGTTTTCCTCCTATCCACGTTGGAGCTCCATTGATATGTCTTCTACCAATTTCGAAGAGATTATGGTCAAACATCAAATGCATGAAAAGGAAGAGTTTAAAGCCTTAAAAGCCATGAATATTTTCTATCAGGCTGGCAGCAGTAAATCTGGATATCCGGTGTTCTATTACATTGCGCGCAGATACAA AATTGGTGAAACTAATGGCGATCTTTTGATTTATCATGTCATACTTACCTTGAAACCTTTCTGCCACTCCACTTTTGAGGTGGTCATCGATTTTACCCATGTTAACTCCGATAATCGCTTCCGCACAGAATTTCTTCAGAAATGGTTCTATGTCCTGCCTGCTGTGGCCTATGAAAATGTGCATGCCGTTTATATTTACAATTGTAATTCCTGGGTAAGGGAATATACGAAATTTCATGACCGCATATTGGCTCCCTTAAAG gGTAATCGCAAACTAATGTTTTTGGATTCACCAAACAAATTGAATGACTACATCGAAGCAGATCAACAGAAGTTACCCGGTGCCACTCTATCCCTAGATGAAGATCTCAAAGTGTTTACCAATGCTCTGAAACTAAGTCACAAAGATACCAAAGTTGCCATTAAAGTGGGTCCCACAGCTTTGCAAATAACTTCGGCCGAGAAGACCAAAGTTTTGGCCCATTCCGTCTTACTCAACGATGTCTACTATGCCTCTGAGATTGAGGAGGTGTGTCTGGTCGATGATAATCAATTCACTTTGTCCATAGCCAACGAAAGTGGCCAATTAAGTTTCATACACAACGACTGCGATAATATTGTGCAAGCCATCATACACATACGTAATCGCTGGGAGCTAAGTCAACCAGATTCGGTGACTGTGCATCAGAAAATCAGGCCCAAAGATGTTCCTGGAACTTTGTTAAATATGGCCTTACTCAATTTAGGCTCAGCGGATCCCAATTTGCGTACCGCAGCTTACAATTTGCTATGTGCTTTGACAGCCACCTTCGATTTGAAAATTGAAGGTCAGTTGTTAGAGACCCAGGGCTTGTGTATACCCTCCAACAATACCATATTCATTAAATCAGTCAGCGAAAAATTGGCCACCAATGAACCTCATTTGACTTTGGAATTCCTAGAGGAGTGCATACAGGGCTTTCAACGCAGTACTATAGAGCTAAAGCATTTATGCTTGGAATACATGACGCCCTGGTTAAagaatttggtgaaattttgcaaatccaATGATGATGCCAAGAAACTGAAGGTGTCGCAGATTTTGGATAAGCTGATATGTCTGACCATCGAACAAAAAGAAATGTATCCCTCAGTGCAAGCCAAAATATGGGGTTCTGTGGGTCAAATACCCGAGCTCATAGACATGGTTTTGGATAATTTCTTGCACAAGTCCATAATCTATGGTTTGGGGTCACCCCAAGTGGAAATTATGGCTGACACCGCTGTAGCATTGGCCTCGGCCAATGTGCAATTGGTCTCGAAAAAGGTTATTACCCGCATGTGTCGTGTCATGGACAAGACCTGTACCAACCCCACCCCGTACCTGGAGCAACATGTCATGTGGGATGACATTGCCATCTTGGGACGCTACTTACTCATGTTGTCCTTCAACAATTGTCTAGATGTGGCCAACCATTTGCCCTATCTTTTCCACACCATCACCTTCCTCGTTTGTTCCGGATCGCTGTCGATGAGGGCTTCCACTCATGGTTTAGTTATAAATATCATACATTCGCTATGTACCTGCACCAAGCCGATATTTTCCGAAGAGGCTCAGCGAGTTTTGCGCCTATCGCTGGACGAATTCTCCTTGCCCAAGTTCTATTTGCTATTTGGCATTAGCAAGGTAAAATCGGCTGCTGTAACAGCATTCCGTTCGAGTTGTCGCCATCCCCCCGACAAGTGGCTGGGAAATGAACGCGTCTCACAACCCTTGCCGCCGGATAGAGAACGTCTATCATTGCCGTCCCTAGAAGTTATTACCGATGCTTTGCTAGAAATAATGGAGTCTTGCATGCGTGATGTTCCCGATTGTCAATGGTTGCAAACCTGGAATTCATTGGCGCGTAGTTTTGCCTTTTGCTATAATCCAGCACTGCAGCCCAGAGCGCTAATAGTTTTTGGTTGCATAAGTAAAAGTGTTACCGACCAAGAGGTTAAGCAGTTGCTAAGGATTCTGGTAAAAGCGGTGGAGTCGTTCAACGACATAACACTAATAGAGGCTATTGTAATGTGTCTGACCAGAATACAGCCGCTGCTGAGGCCG gaATCTCCTATACATCGAAATCTCTTTTGGGTGGCCATATCTGTGCTGCAATTGGATGAGGGTAATCTATATGGAGCCGGTTTGGCTTTATTGGAACAGAATTTGCATACCCTTAAGTCGCAGGGATGTTTTGACAATGCCAACATTGCCGAGGTCATGATGTGTACGCGAGAAAAACTGGAATGGCATTTCAAACAGTTGGATCATGCAGTGGGTCTATCGTTCCGCAGCAATTTCCATTTTGCTTTGGCCGGACATTTGATAAAG GGTTTTCGACATCCCACACCCACCACAGTATCGAGAACCTCCCGCATTCTCACCATGTTGCTGGGTATTATAGCCAAACCTTTGAGGCGAGATAAATTCGAGGTAACCCCAGATAGTGTGGCTTATCTAACTGCTTTGGTTGCGGTATCCGAAGAAGTGAGATCCAGATGTCATGTCAAACATGCCCTACCTCGTTGGCCTGCCGAATTTCCCGCAGagaatggtggtggtggtggtgaagcTGCTGCCACTAATGGTGGAACTCAAAAT CAATTTGGCATGGCCTTATCAAGACGTCAAAAATCATGGGACATATTGGATCAATCGGCTTTGAACTATGCCCGCCATCATAAAGTACCTGCTCCTCCG AATGCGAGAGTTTTATTCAAAACTCAACGCTCCTTTTCGGTACCAACCACCAAAGATCCAAATAATGCGAGTGGAATCGAAGATCGTCAG GAACGTGGCTCACGCACCTCGGTCTCAAATGAATCGAATGTTTTGCTGGATCCAGAAGTATTGCCCGATCTATCCATACAAGCCTTGGTACTTACCGTATTGGCAACATTGGTCAAATATACCTCCGATGAGAATGAGACTCGAGTACTCTACCAATATCTGGCGGAGGGTTCGGTGGTGTTTCCAAAAGTCTTTCCTGTCAT ccACTCCTTATTGGAccaaaaaatcaacaacatTCTCTCGGTGTCTCATGATCAGGTGGTCTTGAATTCAGTACAAAATATCATACAGAATATGTTGGCCAGCGAGGATCCTTCACAGCAGCAACTACATTTTCTACAAAGTTGTGGTTTTGGTGGTTTATGGCGTTTTGCCGGACCCTTTACCAAATACAATGTAATGGGTGAATCCTCGGAATTGTTTGTCAATTGCCTGGAGGCCATGGTGGAGACTTGCCTGCCAGGCGATGAACAACAAACACCCATAGTTCCTTTAGTAAGGCCCTACAATCTCAGTTCCAGCCTCAGCAGTCTAACGCTGGGCTCACCAACGGATAAAG